AACCTGTTAATGCAGCCTCTATAAGTTTCACTGCCGCTAATTTTACAGGCGATCCGCTGCAAGTTAGATACAGTCTGGATGACACAGTAGCAGGTGCAGGAAAAGTTCAGTTTCAAGTGGAATTTTTAACTGACTCACAGTACCAAAATATTGGCGACATACGCGGAATCTTCTTCAACATTAAGGACAACTCGCTTCTATCTGGACTTCAAGTCACAGGTGTGAGCGGTGGGCCCATAACAACGACTGCGTATGATACTGCTGGACAGCTTCAAAGTGTCGGTCAAGCCAATCTCAACGGTGATGGAAATACTCAGAAATTTGAATTTGGTGTAGAAATTGGCAGCAACGGTTTAAAGGGTGGTAAAGACGACTTTCAAACAACGACCTTTGTCCTATCTCACAGTACAGCAGCCTTAACTCTCGATCAGTTTTTAGGTCAAGACTTCGGTTTGCGTGCAACGAGTGTAGGACTTCTTGGTTCTAGTCGTAATGGAAGTAGCAAACTTGCAGGTACATCAACACCCGCACCAACACCAACGCCAACACCAGCACCAACACCAGCGCCAACACCAGCACCTACACCAGCACCTACACCAGCACCTTACTATACACCTACTCCAACACCGACGCCGCAGGAAGTACCTGAGCCTGGCGCGATCGCAGCTTTAGGTTTATTTGCCGCAGGTGCTTTGAGAATTAAGAGGAAAAACAAACACAATAACTCACAAACTTAAACAATACTGTTGAGTTCTCATACTAGTTATAGCATTTCCCAGTAAGCGTCAAGTATATCTAATAACCTCACCCCCAACCCCTCTCCTTACCAAGGAGAGGGGAGATAAAGCACAGCTTTATTGGGGTGAGGTAATCGTGATACCTCAGTTGCTTAGGAAAGGCTATAGATTGGGTTCAGAAGTGGATAAACACGTCTAGCCCAATTTGTTGCATGAGGCTGAAGCTACGAAGATCGCAGTCGCCTTCGCAGGTAAACCCTCAACGAGTGCTGTCGGACTCACGGCGCTGGCTCATAAAGCTACTAGAACAGGTATGAAAGTTCTAAAATTAAGAAGTATTAAATCAAATTGAGGACGTTATGGCTGCTAAAGTAGAAATTTACACTTGGAGGACTTGCCCCTTTTGCATCCGTGCCAAAAATTTGCTGAACAACAAGGGTGTTGAATTTACAGAATACAGCATTGATGGAGATGAAGTTGCACGGGCTAAAATGGCTCAGAGGGCAAAGGGAAGACGCTCACTGCCCCAAATTTTTATCAATAATTCCCATATTGGTGGTTGTGATGACATCCACGCTTTAGACAGTGAAGGCAAGCTGGATGAGTTACTAGCTTCCAGCCAGACTGTGTAGATTGAGTTCAGTATTCAAATTGCACTTTCAGTAGAACGCAGTGAGATTTGGGATTTGGGATTGAAATATTCAAAATCCAAAATCTCAAAATTGACAATGCAAGTAATTTCAACTCTAGAAAAATCCCAAATCCACAATTTAAAATCCTTCATCCAAGCCCCTGTCTTTAAGTATGGGGTCAATCTAAAATTCCAAATCCCAAATTGATTGGCAAGATGCTCTGCCTCTTGGCAAATTGGCTAAATCATCAGGCGATAATCTAAATTGAATAACTATTAAACTTTCTGGTGATTGAGGCAAACAGCGTGAAACTGGCTTTTATTATTGATCCTATCCATCAGCTTGACCCATGTCATGATACCAGCGTTGCTCTGATGGAAGCAGCGCAAAGCTTGGGACATGAAATTTGGGTGACTCAAGCAAATTTGCTGAGTGTAGTAGAAAGTCAGGCTTGGGCTATCGTACAGCAAGTAGAACTTGTACCAGTGGAGTTGGTGGAGGGACGCTGGGTAGCGGCAAATCCTTGGTATAAGTTAAGCGAACGCTCCTTAATTTCCCTGGAAACAATGGACGCTGTATTCATGCGGACAGATCCACCAGTCAATGATTCTTATCTTTACGCTACCTACATTTTAGATTACATCGACCAAGACAAAACCCTGGTGATTAATAGTCCCAGCGGCATCAGAGGGGCAAACGAAAAAATGTATGCCCTCCAGTTTACCAAAGCAATTCCAGAAACGATTGTGAGTGCTGATAAGCAGTTTATCCGGCAATTTGTCGAAGCTAAGAAAGCAACAATTCTCAAACCACTGGGTAACAAAGCTGGGGAAGGAATTTTATTTTTACAATCAGGCGATCGCAACTTCAACTCTATTGTCGAACTCAGTACTCTCCAAGGTCGAGTCCCAGTGATGGTGCAAACCTATTTACCAGAGGCAAAACAGGGAGATAAGCGGATTATCCTACTCGATGGTGAACCCATTGGCGCTCTCAATCGTCTTTCTAGTGGCAATGATTTTCGTAATAACATGGCAACAGGCGGCACAGTTGCTCAAACAGAAATTACCCCTAGAGAGCATGAAATCTGTGCCCAATTGTCTGAACAATTACGTGAAGACGGCTTAATTTTTGTTGGTATTGACGTGATCGGTGGCTACCTTACTGAAGTCAACGTCACTAGTCCTACT
Above is a window of Nostoc sp. UHCC 0702 DNA encoding:
- the gshB gene encoding glutathione synthase, translated to MKLAFIIDPIHQLDPCHDTSVALMEAAQSLGHEIWVTQANLLSVVESQAWAIVQQVELVPVELVEGRWVAANPWYKLSERSLISLETMDAVFMRTDPPVNDSYLYATYILDYIDQDKTLVINSPSGIRGANEKMYALQFTKAIPETIVSADKQFIRQFVEAKKATILKPLGNKAGEGILFLQSGDRNFNSIVELSTLQGRVPVMVQTYLPEAKQGDKRIILLDGEPIGALNRLSSGNDFRNNMATGGTVAQTEITPREHEICAQLSEQLREDGLIFVGIDVIGGYLTEVNVTSPTGIREIDRLNGTRLGDQVIKWVEQTLQSKNSK
- the grxC gene encoding glutaredoxin 3; its protein translation is MAAKVEIYTWRTCPFCIRAKNLLNNKGVEFTEYSIDGDEVARAKMAQRAKGRRSLPQIFINNSHIGGCDDIHALDSEGKLDELLASSQTV
- a CDS encoding PEP-CTERM sorting domain-containing protein (PEP-CTERM proteins occur, often in large numbers, in the proteomes of bacteria that also encode an exosortase, a predicted intramembrane cysteine proteinase. The presence of a PEP-CTERM domain at a protein's C-terminus predicts cleavage within the sorting domain, followed by covalent anchoring to some some component of the (usually Gram-negative) cell surface. Many PEP-CTERM proteins exhibit an unusual sequence composition that includes large numbers of potential glycosylation sites. Expression of one such protein has been shown restore the ability of a bacterium to form floc, a type of biofilm.) — its product is MRLGSSLLAAAGLAVATSCLKPVNAASISFTAANFTGDPLQVRYSLDDTVAGAGKVQFQVEFLTDSQYQNIGDIRGIFFNIKDNSLLSGLQVTGVSGGPITTTAYDTAGQLQSVGQANLNGDGNTQKFEFGVEIGSNGLKGGKDDFQTTTFVLSHSTAALTLDQFLGQDFGLRATSVGLLGSSRNGSSKLAGTSTPAPTPTPTPAPTPAPTPAPTPAPTPAPYYTPTPTPTPQEVPEPGAIAALGLFAAGALRIKRKNKHNNSQT